The sequence CAGACCGTATACGGTGAATACGATCGATGAGCACTTAGATATGCTCATGGTGTGTCATCACCTGGATAAGAGTGTGCCGGAAGATGTATCCTTTGCTGACAGTCGTATCCGCCCTGAAACTATTGCGGCAGAAGACATTCTGCACGACATGGGCGTATTCAGTATGATGAGTTCCGACTCCCAGGCCATGGGCCGTGTAGGAGAGGTGATCATCCGTACGTGGCAGACGGCTGACAAGATGAAAAAACAAAGGGGCTACCTGCCTGAAGATAAAGAGAACGACAACTTCAGGGCAAAAAGGTACGTCGCAAAATATACGATCAATCCTGCTATTACGCACGGTATTTCGGAACATGTAGGCTCACTGGAACCCGGCAAACTGGCGGATATCGTGCTGTGGAAACCTGCATTGTTCGGGGCCAAGCCTGAAATGATTATCAAGGGCGGTATGATCAGCTGTGCCAGAATGGGCGATCCGAATGCGTCTATTCCTACCCCACAACCGGTGATATACAGGGAGATGTTTGGCGCGTTCTCAAAAGCCCTGCACAATACCTGCGTCACCTTTATAAGTCAGGCAGCTGTGAATAACAACATTGCCGCTACTTATGGTTTACAAAAGATCGTATTGCCGGTGAAGAACTGCCGTAATATTGGCAAGAAAGACCTGATTCACAATAACAGTACGCCTGACATCAAGGTGAATCCTGAAACATACGAAGTATCAGTAGATGGCAAGGTCGTGACCTGTGAACCTGCTACCGTACTGCCATTAGCTCAACGTTATTTTCTATTCTAAATGATCCTGATCAACTCAATACAGGGAAACATAAAAGCCGTGGATATGGCTGCACGGGTAGTGGATCCGTTGCAGCTGGAATGGTTTGAGACAGGTAAAAAGATCATGCGCCGCCATACCCGCAACGGGGTTGAAATAGGTTGGAAAGTGGTGAAAGGATTGCCTGTGTTGCAGGATGGTGATATTCTCTGGATGGATGAAAATGTAGTCATTGCCGTGAGTATCCTGCCTGCTGCAGCTATTGTACTTTCACCTGTCACCATGCTGGATATGGCGACTATCTGTTACGAGATTGGTAATAAGCACCTGCCTTTGTTCATCGTGAATGACGAGGTATTGGCGCCATACGAAGATCCGTTGTTTCGCTGGCTGGAAGCAAAAGGTTATGCGCCGAAACAGGAGCAACGGGTATTGACAAATATGCTGCGAAGTAATGTTCAGCCACATGAGCATGGATCTGGTTCTACCTTATTCAGTAAGATCCTGCAGCTGACCACTAAATCATAAATATGCAAAACTGGTTGCCACATCTGTTGCACCTGTCCGATCCGGCATTGCCGGTAGGGGCTTACACCCATTCCAATGGGCTGGAAACCTATGTGCAGCAAGGACTCGTCAAGGATGCTGCGACCGCGGGTACTTACATCCGCAATATGCTGGAATATAATTTTATTTACAACGATGGCTTCTTTGCATGGCAGGGATATATGGCTGCGGCAGCGGACGATGTAGAATTGTTATTATCGCTTGATGAGGAGTGTACCGCATTGAAATCTCCGCTGGAAATGAGACAGGCCAGCCAGAAACTGGGACTGCGGCTGTTGAAGTTGATGACCCCACTGACTAAACATGTATTCGCAAAGGAATATGCGTCAAAAACAACGGGTCATTACTGTTTAGTATTTGGGGTATATGCTTACCTGCTGGGCATTCCATTGGAAGAAGCTATGACGGCGTTTTATTACAATGCCGCTACCGGTATGGTGACGAATTGTGTAAAACTCGTGCCACTGGGGCAACAACAGGGGCAGGAAATCCTGTATAGTTTATTGCCATTATTATCAGATTGGGTAGCTAAGACGCAAATGATTCCCCGTGAGCTGGCAGGCCGCTGTAGTCCTGCTTTTGATATCAGCTGTATGCAGCATGAAAAATTATATTCAAGGTTATACATGTCGTAAATGGAGAACAGAAAATATATAAAAATAGGGGTGGCTGGCCCGGTAGGCGCTGGCAAAACTGCTTTGATAGAACGCTTATCCCGTCAGCTGCATGAGACATATAGTCTGGCGGTGATCACCAATGATATTTACACAAAAGAGGATGCGGAATTCCTCATGAAAAACAGCCTGTTGCCAGCCGAACGTATTATCGGTGTGGAGACAGGTGGTTGTCCACATACCGCTATCCGTGAGGATGCCAGTATGAACCTGGAAGCAGTAGAAGAAATGGTAACACGCATTCCGGATGTGGAAATCATCTTCATTGAAAGTGGTGGAGATAACCTGTCAGCTACTTTTAGTCCTGATCTGGCAGATGTGACCATTTTTGTGATCGATGTGGCAGAAGGTGATAAGATACCCCGCAAGGGAGGCCCCGGTATCACCCGTTCCGATCTGCTGGTGATCAACAAAATTGATCTGGCGCCTTATGTCAATGCAAGTCTTGAGGTAATGGAAAGAGATGCCCGGAAGATGCGGGATGAGCGGCCCTTTATTTTTACAAACCTGATGTCGCTACAGGGATTGGATCAGGTGATAGACTGGATTAAGAAATACGCGCTACTGGAAGCATAATGTATAGTGAGTTACAAATAAATACTGCCGTAAGGGATAGCAAAACTTATTTGCAACATTGCTATTTCACCCGCCCGTTCAAGGTGGCTGATATCAGTGGGCAGCATGCAGCAGATCTACATTTAACATTGATGAGTGCATCGCCCGGTATATTGGATGGTGATGAATATGATATGAAGGTGCATGTAGCGCCGGGTACCAGTTTACATTTGTACACCCAATCTTATCAGCGCATATTCCAGATGAAATCGGGTGCAAAGCAGGTGTTTTCAGTTCATGTAGGAGCAGGCAGTAGTTTTTATTACCTGCCGCATCCCAGTGTGCCACATGAAAATGCGGTGTTTACTGCTGTGAATAAAATCCGGTTAGAGAAGGATAGCCGGCTGTTGTGGGGAGAGATCATCACATGTGGGCGTAAGCTGAGTG is a genomic window of Chitinophaga sp. LS1 containing:
- the ureE gene encoding urease accessory protein UreE; this translates as MILINSIQGNIKAVDMAARVVDPLQLEWFETGKKIMRRHTRNGVEIGWKVVKGLPVLQDGDILWMDENVVIAVSILPAAAIVLSPVTMLDMATICYEIGNKHLPLFIVNDEVLAPYEDPLFRWLEAKGYAPKQEQRVLTNMLRSNVQPHEHGSGSTLFSKILQLTTKS
- a CDS encoding urease accessory protein UreF is translated as MQNWLPHLLHLSDPALPVGAYTHSNGLETYVQQGLVKDAATAGTYIRNMLEYNFIYNDGFFAWQGYMAAAADDVELLLSLDEECTALKSPLEMRQASQKLGLRLLKLMTPLTKHVFAKEYASKTTGHYCLVFGVYAYLLGIPLEEAMTAFYYNAATGMVTNCVKLVPLGQQQGQEILYSLLPLLSDWVAKTQMIPRELAGRCSPAFDISCMQHEKLYSRLYMS
- the ureG gene encoding urease accessory protein UreG, which codes for MENRKYIKIGVAGPVGAGKTALIERLSRQLHETYSLAVITNDIYTKEDAEFLMKNSLLPAERIIGVETGGCPHTAIREDASMNLEAVEEMVTRIPDVEIIFIESGGDNLSATFSPDLADVTIFVIDVAEGDKIPRKGGPGITRSDLLVINKIDLAPYVNASLEVMERDARKMRDERPFIFTNLMSLQGLDQVIDWIKKYALLEA
- a CDS encoding urease accessory protein UreD; protein product: MYSELQINTAVRDSKTYLQHCYFTRPFKVADISGQHAADLHLTLMSASPGILDGDEYDMKVHVAPGTSLHLYTQSYQRIFQMKSGAKQVFSVHVGAGSSFYYLPHPSVPHENAVFTAVNKIRLEKDSRLLWGEIITCGRKLSGEIFRCRHFQSTTEVRCEGKLVFKDVTLLEPAQIPAVEMGQWEGYTHQASLYWQDSTVDMVEMAGEIYDLLSAEAGIRGGVSRTAAGALLVRVLGQGGEQLYLLFKKIALLAGAERRL